In one window of Clupea harengus chromosome 4, Ch_v2.0.2, whole genome shotgun sequence DNA:
- the vwa5b1 gene encoding von Willebrand factor A domain-containing protein 5B1: MPGLINKEKWKALPLTVSDISSCVMGYTLALTASLTYDNMEDHPIEGIFIYPLEECSTVVGFEAMISSQIITVQIKDKAKLGDCYFDCCSSANGTPQSGSGHIVMEEDLERTVLVVNLGVIPPLETVSVLVSTSSELSTLPNGGIRIMSPPVCTPRVERSVKEEQAFSPGTSRRKDRHHCALGAHDQLPGSAQLCLAWLLEDESINSIDYDFNFQLEIRSPYLLAGVESPSHAIRADADPCARSATNIMVTLADKYTYDCPVEILIYSSEPHLPHVLVENGDMTLEEYDEYLHSKSDFIKGIKKDASDEKKVEILRKRLHKDILHNPVVMLNFCPNLKSMTSDLMSPQGEFIFLIDRSGSMSGVNISRVKDAMVVILKSLFPACLFNIISFGSSFKTLFTTSQPYDEDNLATACEHIRKIRADMGGTNLLAPLSWILRQSMHQGHPRLLFLLTDGAVSNTGRVIDLVRRHARFTRCYTFGIGQSACRRLVQGLATVSKGIAEFFAEGERLQPKMIKMLKKSMTPVLSDISIEWLFPETKEVLLSPVGNTYLFPGDRLIGYCAVCDTTRYHPNPKTDKRRRYSMMRSNESTSSVFFHSQEEDPAGSATDGPVSQRDTHAGALYDGYQDTMSESSPLPTEDDFTGMDTNGSPRRRAYSTNQIMDYNPAKRAYTPSDPTSVVGKNPLRRAKVQELINQTSPDHGAEWKLNYQPQLASLCATASRGRPAGCERSSLLQQEQQEQQEEQEQQEEQEEVALAPAEQVLPQPCAKAQPVGRCPSTAVENGSRSSSESPSLGSTGGGGGQCKWLCFSFLNAHSDGYAHQLCEFETPQDPHVPAVSTASPGKGDCKAVVTGLLCGKAVKWEVIFDIEPYLKGREREEKVHEDLWNETFHHLAAHSIIQDFEQMAEKEFEIEHGCGRRYQLYAIHTSKACNILSKYTAFVPIDLDTNEYLQTSIEYMNAGEDSKKGSQSSSRSGSRKKRGYSIGLGRSQSGCMSEAEDGLLPTNPDDGNSPCSTPSSSSGWETYKFTDASQRSPSVTSEHSQRSVESLFSARLSLTRTRLLTKAARGFMSRSQSKTSDSVGDSENDNKDYIPLVSLQLACGSFALDSALCEATGVPMTKLKWTSPFSSHRHSLPHHSHSSGRRAESQDDGSTQLSQDPEAKPYTELSVSSQSPLARSPHSPRADAGSPFLPHPSTSFPQEPPHSPGYSRMDSGHGSESERAGTPEARTQQGTLEPESMVWATAVALAWLEHSSASYFIEWELLAAKASMWLSSQTIPEGRDLATIKSAANQLFIILRHWDENLQLNMLCYNPNSM; the protein is encoded by the exons ATGCCAGGACTAATCAACAAAGAGAAATGGAAGGCCCTGCCCCTCACTGTCTCCGACATCAGCTCCTGCGTCATGGGCTATACTCTGGCTCTGACAGCCTCTTTGACTTATGACAACATGGAGGACCATCCCATTGAGG GAATCTTCATTTATCCACTTGAGGAATGCTCGACGGTTGTGGGCTTTGAAGCAATGATCTCCTCTCAAATCATAACCGTACAGATCAAAGACAAAGCCAAGCTCGGTGACTGTTACTTTGATTGTTGTTCTTCAGCCAACGGGACTCCGCAGAGTGGAAGCG GACATATTGTTATGGAGGAGGACCTGGAGAGAACTGTGCTGGTCGTGAACCTGGGGGTCATTCCGCCCCTGGAGACCGTGAGTGTTCTGGTCAGCACATCGTCTGAGCTGTCTACGCTGCCAAATGGGGGCATCAGGATCATGTCTCCACCCGTGTGCACCCCCAGGGTCGAGCGGTCAGTGAAAGAGGAACAAGCATTCTCCCCTGGCACAAGCAGAAG GAAAGACAGGCATCACTGTGCCCTGGGGGCCCATGACCAGCTACCTGGGAGTGCTCAGCTGTGTTTAGCCTGGCTGCTGGAGGACGAGTCCATCAACTCCATCGActacgactttaacttccagcTGGAGATCAGAAGCCCTTACCTACTTGCAG GTGTGGAGAGCCCATCACATGCCATCCGGGCAGATGCTGACCCATGTGCCCGTTCTGCCACCAACATAATGGTCACCCTGGCTGATAAGTACACTTACGACTGCCCTGTGGAAATACTCATCTATTCTAGTG AGCCTCACCTGCCCCATGTGCTCGTGGAGAACGGCGACATGACCTTGGAGGAGTACGACGAGTATCTACACAGCAAAAGCGACTTCATCAAGGGGATCAAGAAGGATGCAAGTGACGAGAAGAAA GTTGAAATCCTACGCAAGAGGCTCCACAAGGACATCCTCCACAACCCGGTGGTCATGCTGAACTTCTGTCCCAACCTCAAgtccatgacctctgacctcatgaGCCCCCAGGGCGAGTTCATCTTCCTGATCGACCGCAGCGGCAGCATGAGCGGGGTGAACATCAGCCGTGTGAAA GATGCCATGGTGGTGATTCTGAAGAGTCTTTTCCCAGCCTGCTTGTTCAATATCATCAGCTTTGGCTCCTCATTCAAAACACTCTTCACCACCAGTCAGCCCTACGATGAG GACAACCTGGCCACGGCTTGTGAGCACATCAGGAAGATCCGGGCTGACATGGGCGGCACCAACCTCTTAGCGCCTCTCAGCTGGATCCTGCGGCAGTCCATGCACCAGGGCCACCCACGGCTGCTGTTCCTCCTCACCGACGGGGCGGTCAGCAACACGGGCAGGGTCATCGACCTGGTCCGCCGCCATGCACGCTTCACCAG GTGCTACACTTTTGGAATTGGCCAGAGTGCCTGCAGGAGACTGGTGCAAGGACTGGCCACGGTATCCAAGGGGATTGCGGAGTTTtttgcagagggagagagactgcagcCCAAG ATGATCAAGATGCTGAAGAAATCCATGACTCCAGTGCTCAGTGACATTTCCATTGAGTGGCTGTTTCCTGAAACCAAGGAGGTGCTTCTCTCCCCCGTGGGCAACACCTACCTCTTTCCAGGAGACCGTCTGATTGGCTACTGCGCTGTCTGTGACACGACCCGTTACCATCCCAACCCCAAGACT GATAAGCGCCGGCGCTACAGCATGATGCGCTCCAACGAGTCCACCAGCTCTGTGTTCTTCCACTCCCAAGAGGAGGATCCAGCCGGGAGTGCCACAGATGGTCCAGTatcacagagagacacgcaTGCCGGGGCCCTGTACGATGGTTACCAGGACACCATGTCTGAGAGCAGTCCACTTCCTACTGAGGACGACTTCACGG GAATGGACACTAACGGATCACCACGAAGGCGGGCCTATAGCACAAACCAGATAATGGATTACAACCCTGCAAAGAGGGCATACACTCCTAGCGACCCGACCTCAGTGGTGGGGAAGAACCCTTTGAGAAGAGCAAAAGTCCAGGAACTGATTAACCAAACCAGCCCTGACCATGGAGCTGAGTGGAAATTAAACTACCAG CCACAGCTGGCTAGTTTGTGTGCCACAGCCTCCAGGGGGCGCCCTGCTGGGTGTGAGCGCTCCTCATTactgcagcaggagcagcaggagcagcaggaggagcaggagcagcaggaggagcaggaggaggtggcgcTGGCGCCGGCAGAGCAGGTCCTGCCTCAGCCCTGTGCCAAAGCTCAGCCTGTGGGCCGCTGCCCATCCACGGCCGTGGAGAACGGATCCAGGTCCTCCTCTGAGAGCCCCTCATTGggaagcactggaggaggaggaggtca GTGTAAATGgctgtgtttttcatttcttaATGCTCATTCAGATGGGTATGCGCATCAGCTGTGTGAGTTTGAGACTCCCCAGGACCCTCACGTGCCGGCCGTCAGCACCGCCAGCCCTGGCAAGGGAGACTGCAAGGCGGTGGTGACCGGGTTGCTATGCGGGAAAGCCGTGAAGTGGGAAGTCATCTTTGACATTGAGCCATACCTGAAAGGTCGCGAGCGGGAAGAGAAGGTTCATGAGGACCTCTGGAATGAGACGTTCCATCACCTGGCGGCCCACTCcatcattcaggactttgagcAAATGGCGGAGAAGGAGTTTGAGATTGAACACG GGTGTGGCCGCAGATACCAGCTGTATGCAATTCACACAAGCAAAGCCTGCAACATCCTGAGTAAATACACAGCATTTGTGCCCATAGACCTGGACACTAATGAATATTTACAGACCTCCATTGAGTACATGAATGCGG GAGAGGACTCCAAGAAAGGATCCCAGTCGAGCTCCCGTTCTGGGAGCAGGAAAAAGCGGGGCTACTCCATTGGACTGGGACGCTCTCAGTCAGGCTGCATGTCAGAAGCTGAGGACGGCTTACTGCCTACAA ACCCTGACGACGGCAACTCCCCCTGCAGTACTCCATCGTCGTCATCCGGATGGGAAACATACAAATTCACAGACG CCTCTCAGAGGAGTCCCTCGGTGACCTCGGAGCACTCTCAGAGATCCGTGGAGAGCCTCTTCTCAGCCAG GCTGAGTCTCACTCGAACGAGGCTCCTGACCAAGGCAGCCCGGGGTTTCATGAGTCGGAGTCAAAGCAAGACCAGTGACTCAGTGGGTGACAGTGAAAATGACAACAAAGACTACATCCCTCTG GTATCCTTGCAGTTAGCCTGCGGGTCCTTCGCGCTGGACAGTGCTCTGTGTGAGGCCACCGGTGTGCCCATGACCAAGCTGAAGTGGACGTCACCCTTCAGCAGCCACCGCCACAGCCTGCCCCACCACTCCCACTCCAGCGGCCGGCGGGCTGAGAGCCAGGACGACGGCAGCACCCAGCTCTCTCAGGACCCCGAGGCAAAGCCATACACGGAATTGAGCGTCAGTAGCCAAAGCCCCTTAGCTAGGAGCCCACACAGCCCCAGGGCGGACGCGGggtcccccttcctcccccaccCGTCGACTTCCTTCCCCCAGGAGCCTCCTCACTCCCCCGGCTACTCACGGATGGACAGCGGCCACGGCTCAGAGTCGGAGCGAGCGGGGACCCCCGAGGCCAGGACCCAGCAGGGCACCCTTGAGCCTGAGAGCATGGTGTGGGCCACCGCAGTGGCCCTGGCCTGGCTGGAGCACAGCTCGGCCAGCTACTTCATCGAGTGGGAGCTGTTGGCAGCCAAGGCCAGCATGTGGCTTAGCAGCCAGACCATTCCAGAGGGTCGCGACCTTGCCACTATCAAGTCAGCGGCCAACCAGCTTTTCATCATCCTCAGGCACTGGGACGAGAACCTGCAGCTCAACATGCTGTGCTACAACCCCAACAGCATGTAG